The stretch of DNA GCGATCGGTTTCGGCCTGCAGAAGACCTTCGGCAACCTCATCTCCGGCATCATCCTCTTGATGGACAAGTCGATCAAGCCGGGCGACGTGATCGCGGTGGCCGACCAATCGGGGCAGCAGACCTTCGGCCAGATCCGCAAGATCGGCATCCGCGCGATCTCGGTCGTCACCCGCGACGAGCGCGAATATCTGATTCCGAACGAGAACCTGATGATCAATCAGGTCGAAAACTGGTCCTATTCCTCGCGCAATGTGCGAGTGCAGGTGCCGGTCGGGGTCAGCTACAACACCGACATGGAGCTCGCCGAAAAGCTGATGCTGAAGGCGGCTGCGGAGGCGAACCGCGTGCTCGAAACCCCGCCGCCGACGGTGTGGTGGAGCGGTTTCGGCGACAATTCGGTCGATTTCACGATCCATTGCTGGATCAACGATCCCGAAGACGGCGTCGGCAATGTCCGCAGCGCGGTGCTCAAGAACCTGTGGGGGCTGTTCAAGGAAAACGGGATCGAGATCCCCTATCCGCAGCGCGACATCAACCTGCGCGACAATGCGCAGATGCAGGCGCTGATCGCCGCGCTGGGCGGTCGCGAGCCTCCGTCACCGCCGGAAGAAACCGCGCCGCAATAGCTGGGCTTCGCACCGGCCAATCCATTCTCGCTGGAACGGAGGGCGCGCCTCGCCCATTTGCCCTGTCATGCAACACGTGGGCACCATCTATCTTGTCGGCGCAGGGCCGGGTCCGGTGGACCTCCTCACCCTGCGCGCCGCGCGCCTGATCGAGCAAGCGCGGGTGATCGTCCATGACGGGCTGATCGGC from Porphyrobacter sp. YT40 encodes:
- a CDS encoding mechanosensitive ion channel domain-containing protein; amino-acid sequence: MSLSSPASTVDLAAPEADSTATPAPGETPAAETAATPSPAATPDTEIVSGADTVREDIAERSETIGGIVNRLDGLAFEIGDWRISAFDVLFTVAAVLLVLAFAWTATRLVRSGLRRLPQLDSTQSVLAEKIATIVIWIATFLFGIDLLGIDLTALTVFSGAFGLAIGFGLQKTFGNLISGIILLMDKSIKPGDVIAVADQSGQQTFGQIRKIGIRAISVVTRDEREYLIPNENLMINQVENWSYSSRNVRVQVPVGVSYNTDMELAEKLMLKAAAEANRVLETPPPTVWWSGFGDNSVDFTIHCWINDPEDGVGNVRSAVLKNLWGLFKENGIEIPYPQRDINLRDNAQMQALIAALGGREPPSPPEETAPQ